One region of Armigeres subalbatus isolate Guangzhou_Male chromosome 3, GZ_Asu_2, whole genome shotgun sequence genomic DNA includes:
- the LOC134223890 gene encoding uncharacterized protein LOC134223890, translating to MRWIFIAEILLALAVLSTAQTSGASEICGTIPSYAFFESTDDCSAFIFCNEREEVIYQCHDDEIWSQVNGACVRGNAETCEPWTAEIECVNKTEGQLVAYPEDCGRFILCGTNEAIVQECERGMIFDELESKCVIGRLNGCEFLTKSCDDNEDNRWEHPDHCDIFIGCSENNTILEPCPEGYIFWEDFQICFPGDVPTCEALPLEEMCVNRTNQVLAHPDRCQSFVQCNNDESIEEDCPSGRIFHPRNVTCIVGSILSDGTCESLDQICTNSTSGDVFEHSEDTCDIYIQCLDSATPQINFCAPGRIWSQRWLMCIPGNQNDCQPSSLETMCNNQPFGTRFPHPTDCTKIVSCNVVDYTEISCPVGYIVEPGTLNCILGVRGEFNNCTSLADSCTTNPNAVVPFPGECERYIQCQNGSPSLMYCSPGGIFVEDLGRCAPGDIEECLLLPCNNQTDVHPNYCHIFVTCNNDQVSAALCPYQHIFHRHMLRCTPGDESTCEYDPLETMCVGRFTNSIYPYPSAELRCDVSIRCNNGVSEQQFCPAGMVHKRETLECVLGDDTNCDVLNWSCAENDPWRRTHPIDCNVIAICEGGNIVTDTCDPGQMFDDDLLNCIPGNCESTDPLDTICDGQIDGALVPHWDSENCADYYECQDEDPVERSCPEGHIFNRDDRICIAGTVSDCEDLSGHCIGVPNGNQIFPDAAKCNLYLKCMDGITTVGTCDAEEIFQETIGVCVPGSVTDCAMLPLDFWCNGRENNEFPHPTVCTNYVVCEDQTMTILTCSRGNVYSGINKRCLAGLESDCSLFDVCLDELDETILPHPVNCDLYVRCLEELGTADACESGNIITAETGNRCVPGDVGTCTVTVDSLCAGILDGTQLPHPDTSNCEEYIVCDNQISTTARCLNGEIFHRPEIICIPGIPQASDGSQCIDLRDRCTGRSDGNYALPERCDLYIVCASAQTTVQSCPDGQIFPDDAVGSCVPGTVSTCEVSV from the coding sequence ATGCGGTGGATATTCATAGCAGAAATCCTGCTGGCGTTGGCCGTTCTGTCAACGGCTCAAACTTCTGGAGCAAGCGAGATCTGTGGTACGATACCTTCGTACGCCTTTTTTGAGAGTACAGACGATTGCAGTGCCTTCATTTTTTGCAATGAAAGAGAGGAAGTAATCTATCAGTGTCACGATGACGAAATATGGTCTCAGGTGAATGGGGCGTGTGTGCGGGGCAATGCAGAAACATGTGAACCATGGACGGCGGAAATCGAGTGCGTTAACAAGACAGAAGGACAACTCGTTGCATATCCTGAAGATTGTGGTAGATTCATCTTGTGCGGTACAAACGAGGCTATTGTGCAAGAATGTGAACGGGGGATGATTTTCGATGAACTAGAATCCAAATGCGTCATCGGAAGATTGAACGGGTGTGAATTCCTTACAAAATCTTGTGATGATAATGAAGATAATCGCTGGGAGCACCCTGACCATTGTGATATTTTCATTGGGTGTTCAGAGAATAATACCATCTTGGAGCCCTGTCCTGAGGGATATATATTTTGGGAAGATTTTCAAATTTGCTTTCCTGGCGATGTACCAACTTGTGAAGCACTCCCCTTAGAGGAGATGTGTGTGAACAGAACAAATCAAGTATTAGCGCATCCCGACCGCTGTCAATCGTTTGTTCAATGTAATAATGATGAGTCGATTGAAGAGGATTGCCCAAGTGGTCGGATCTTTCATCCAAGGAATGTGACATGCATAGTAGGAAGCATTTTAAGCGACGGTACCTGTGAGTCCCTGGATCAAATTTgtacaaactccacgagtggtGATGTGTTTGAGCATTCGGAGGATACATGTGATATATACATCCAATGTTTGGACAGTGCAACTCCTCAGATTAATTTCTGTGCACCGGGAAGAATATGGAGCCAAAGATGGCTTATGTGCATCCCTGGAAACCAGAATGACTGTCAACCATCTTCTCTTGAAACTATGTGTAATAATCAACCATTTGGAACTAGATTCCCCCATCCGACGGACTGTACGAAGATCGTTAGCTGCAATGTTGTAGATTATACTGAAATATCCTGTCCAGTCGGTTATATTGTGGAACCTGGTACACTCAACTGCATCCTTGGAGTTCGGGGAGAGTTCAACAACTGCACATCTCTTGCGGACAGTTGTACAACCAATCCGAATGCAGTTGTACCTTTTCCTGGTGAATGTGAGAGGTACATACAGTGCCAAAACGGATCTCCTAGTCTGATGTACTGTTCACCTGGTGGAATCTTTGTAGAAGATTTAGGACGTTGCGCTCCCGGTGACATCGAAGAATGCTTGCTACTGCCGTGCAATAACCAAACCGATGTACATCCAAACTACTGCCACATATTTGTCACTTGTAATAACGACCAAGTTAGCGCAGCTCTTTGCCCATATCAGCACATTTTCCATCGTCATATGTTGCGATGTACCCCTGGCGATGAATCCACATGTGAATATGACCCACTGGAAACGATGTGTGTTGGAAGGTTTACTAATAGTATTTATCCATACCCGTCGGCGGAACTGCGTTGCGATGTATCAATAAGGTGCAACAATGGCGTATCTGAGCAACAATTTTGTCCCGCGGGAATGGTTCATAAACGAGAAACTCTGGAATGTGTCCTTGGTGATGACACGAACTGTGATGTTTTAAATTGGAGTTGTGCTGAAAATGACCCATGGAGGAGGACCCATCCAATTGATTGCAACGTTATAGCCATATGCGAAGGAGGAAACATTGTAACAGACACATGTGACCCAGGACAGATGTTTGATGACGATCTGTTGAACTGCATTCCTGGAAACTGTGAATCCACTGACCCTTTAGACACGATTTGTGATGGACAAATCGATGGAGCGTTGGTACCTCATTGGGATTCGGAAAACTGTGCAGATTACTACGAGTGTCAAGATGAAGATCCTGTCGAAAGAAGCTGCCCAGAGGGTCACATTTTCAATAGAGATGATAGAATTTGCATTGCAGGAACTGTTTCTGATTGTGAAGATCTTAGCGGTCACTGCATTGGAGTACCGAACGGCAACCAGATTTTTCCCGATGCAGCAAAATGCAACCTGTATCTGAAATGTATGGATGGAATAACAACTGTGGGAACCTGTGatgctgaagaaattttccaagaaaccATCGGAGTTTGTGTTCCTGGTTCAGTCACAGACTGTGCCATGTTACCACTGGATTTCTGGTGCAATGGAAgagaaaataatgaatttccgcaTCCAACTGTGTGTACCAATTATGTGGTTTGTGAAGACCAGACCATGACTATCCTCACCTGCAGTAGGGGGAACGTTTACAGTGGAATTAATAAACGGTGCTTAGCCGGCTTAGAATCCGACTGTAGTTTGTTCGATGTATGTTTGGATGAACTTGACGAAACAATATTGCCACACCCAGTAAATTGTGATCTCTATGTGCGCTGTTTGGAAGAACTGGGTACGGCAGATGCTTGTGAATCTGGAAACATCATCACTGCTGAAACGGGCAACCGGTGTGTCCCAGGGGATGTGGGTACCTGCACAGTAACGGTTGATAGTTTATGCGCTGGAATATTGGATGGAACACAGCTTCCTCACCCCGATACCAGTAACTGCGAAGAATACATTGTGTGTGATAACCAGATATCCACCACTGCGCGGTGTCTAAATGGGGAGATTTTCCATCGGCCAGAGATCATATgcattcctggaattcctcaagCAAGTGATGGTTCTCAATGTATCGATCTTCGCGATCGTTGCACTGGAAGATCGGATGGGAACTACGCACTACCCGAAAGATGCGATTTGTATATAGTTTGTGCCTCGGCGCAAACGACTGTACAATCATGTCCAGACGGGCAAATATTTCCAGACGATGCAGTTGGTAGCTGTGTCCCAGGAACTGTGAGTACCTGCGAGGTGTCTGTCTAA